Proteins encoded within one genomic window of Streptomyces taklimakanensis:
- a CDS encoding ATP-binding cassette domain-containing protein, whose translation MSTDLATPTPAPSVTDAGAGQHRPYAVRLDHVSKSFGSSPRARQQVLDDIGLTVAPGEFVCLLGASGCGKSTLLNLVAGLDRPTSGEVRVAHGRPALMFQDHALFPWLSAGRNVELALKLAGVPRGERRERAEELLRLVRLPDAYGKRIHQLSGGMRQRVALARSLAQGSRVLLMDEPFAALDAITRDLLHEELTRVWRERELTVLFVTHNVREAVRLGRRVVLLSSRPGRVAREWEVDLPYPRRIEDSGVTSLAREITGHLHEEIVRHARH comes from the coding sequence GTGTCCACCGACCTCGCCACCCCCACCCCGGCACCGTCCGTCACCGATGCCGGGGCCGGGCAGCACCGCCCGTACGCGGTACGCCTCGACCACGTCTCGAAGTCCTTCGGCTCCTCCCCCCGCGCCCGCCAGCAGGTGCTGGACGACATCGGTCTGACGGTGGCGCCCGGGGAGTTCGTCTGTCTGCTGGGCGCCTCCGGGTGCGGCAAGTCCACGCTGCTCAACCTGGTCGCCGGTCTGGACCGACCCACCTCCGGCGAGGTGCGGGTGGCCCACGGCCGTCCGGCGCTGATGTTCCAGGACCACGCGCTCTTCCCCTGGCTGAGCGCGGGCCGCAACGTCGAACTGGCCCTGAAGCTGGCCGGGGTGCCCAGGGGCGAACGGCGCGAGCGCGCCGAGGAACTGCTGCGACTGGTGCGGCTGCCGGACGCCTACGGCAAACGGATCCACCAGCTCTCCGGTGGGATGCGGCAACGCGTGGCACTGGCGCGCTCCCTGGCGCAGGGCAGTCGGGTGCTGTTGATGGACGAGCCGTTCGCCGCGCTGGACGCCATCACCCGCGACCTGCTCCACGAGGAGCTGACCCGGGTGTGGCGCGAGCGGGAGCTGACCGTCCTGTTCGTCACGCACAACGTGCGCGAGGCGGTGCGGCTGGGCCGGCGGGTCGTGCTGCTCTCCTCCCGGCCGGGGCGCGTGGCCCGCGAGTGGGAGGTCGACCTCCCCTACCCCCGCCGCATCGAGGACTCCGGCGTCACCTCCCTCGCCCGGGAGATCACCGGCCACCTGCACGAGGAGATCGTCCGCCATGCCCGCCACTGA
- a CDS encoding sulfate adenylyltransferase subunit 1: MTTGTTPATTGSADVASAVAETLSATSATSLLRFATAGSVDDGKSTLVGRLLHDSKSVLADQLEAVEHASRSRGAEGPDLALLTDGLRAEREQGITIDVAYRYFATPRRRFILADTPGHVQYTRNMVTGASTAELAVILVDARNGVVEQTRRHAAVAALLRVPHVVLAVNKMDLVDYDEAVFSAIAAEFTSYAASLGVPEITAIPISALLGDNVVTPSAHTDWYSGPTVLEHLETVEVAHDPERDVARFPVQYVIRPQTAEHPDYRGYAGQIASGVLRVGQRVTVLPSGRTSTVTAIDALGRSVAAAWAPQSVTVHLADDLDVSRGDLIAPADDAPATGQDVTATVCHLHDTPLRVGQRVLLKHATRTVKAIVKEIPSRLTLDDLSPHPEPGELVANDIGRVRLRTAEPLPLDPYAVSRRTGSFLLIDPADGATLTAGMSGDAFAEAAKATRAAAKDGAEDDGWDF; encoded by the coding sequence ATGACCACCGGCACCACCCCCGCCACCACCGGCTCCGCCGACGTCGCGAGCGCCGTCGCCGAGACGCTCTCGGCGACCTCGGCGACCTCGCTGCTGCGCTTCGCCACCGCCGGAAGCGTGGACGACGGCAAGTCCACCCTGGTGGGAAGATTGCTGCACGACTCCAAGTCGGTGCTGGCCGACCAGTTGGAGGCCGTCGAGCACGCCTCCCGCAGCCGCGGCGCCGAGGGCCCGGACCTGGCGCTGCTGACCGACGGCCTGCGCGCCGAGCGGGAGCAGGGCATCACCATCGACGTGGCCTACCGTTACTTCGCCACGCCCCGCCGCCGGTTCATCCTGGCCGACACCCCCGGCCACGTGCAGTACACCCGCAACATGGTCACCGGCGCCTCCACCGCCGAACTGGCCGTCATCCTGGTGGACGCCCGCAACGGCGTGGTCGAGCAGACCCGCCGGCACGCCGCGGTCGCCGCCCTGCTGCGCGTGCCGCACGTGGTGCTGGCCGTCAACAAGATGGACCTGGTGGACTACGACGAGGCCGTCTTCTCGGCCATCGCCGCCGAGTTCACCTCCTACGCCGCCTCCCTGGGCGTCCCGGAGATCACCGCCATCCCCATCTCGGCGCTGCTGGGCGACAACGTGGTGACGCCCTCGGCCCACACGGACTGGTACAGCGGCCCGACCGTCCTGGAGCACCTGGAGACCGTCGAGGTCGCCCACGACCCCGAGCGGGACGTGGCCCGCTTCCCCGTCCAGTACGTCATCCGTCCGCAGACCGCCGAGCACCCCGACTACCGGGGCTACGCGGGCCAGATCGCCTCCGGCGTGCTGCGCGTCGGACAGCGGGTGACCGTCCTGCCCTCCGGCCGGACCTCCACCGTCACCGCCATCGACGCGCTCGGCCGGTCCGTGGCCGCCGCCTGGGCGCCGCAGTCGGTCACCGTCCACCTGGCCGACGACCTCGACGTCTCCCGCGGCGACCTGATCGCCCCGGCCGACGACGCCCCGGCCACCGGCCAGGACGTCACCGCCACCGTCTGCCACCTGCACGACACCCCGCTGCGGGTGGGACAGCGGGTGCTGCTCAAGCACGCCACCCGCACCGTCAAGGCGATCGTCAAGGAGATCCCCTCCCGACTGACCCTGGACGACCTCTCGCCCCACCCCGAGCCCGGCGAACTGGTGGCCAACGACATCGGCCGGGTGCGGCTCCGCACCGCCGAGCCGCTGCCGTTGGACCCCTACGCCGTCTCCCGCCGCACCGGATCGTTCCTGCTGATCGACCCGGCCGACGGCGCCACCCTCACCGCGGGCATGTCCGGCGACGCCTTCGCCGAGGCCGCGAAGGCAACCCGGGCCGCCGCGAAGGACGGCGCGGAGGACGACGGATGGGACTTCTGA